One window of the Pseudomonas lurida genome contains the following:
- the nirB gene encoding nitrite reductase large subunit NirB: MNNLKTLVVVGNGMVGHHCVAQLIERGALDHYRLHVFSEEPMRAYDRVHLSEYFTGRDAESLALSDASLYQTPGVTLHLGVPVLEIDRARCEVITANGCVAYDKLVLATGSYPFVPPIDGAEGDSRLVYRTLEDLDAIRKAAANAKRGVVVGGGLLGLEAANALKSLGLEAHVVEFAPRLMPVQLDDFGGLALKAQIERLGVGVHLSRATQSISAGEHYRYRMNFANDEFLETDLIVFSAGIRAQDALARQAGLDIGPRGGVVINDECLSCDPHIYAIGECASWNGSLFGLVAPGYQMARGVAALLCAQTAEPFVGADMSTKLKLLGVDVGSIGDAHAHTPGARSYQFIDEASASYRRLVVDASGKQVIGAVLVGDNSYYDTLLQYMQNGIALPSEPASLILPSSSGAPTLGPGALPESATVCSCHNVTKGAICSAIDSGCSDLGLLKSQTKACTGCGGCAGLLKQVFEHELIARGVSVDKSLCEHFAYTRQELYALVRVEGILTFDELLAKHGRGHIGCDVCKPAVGSILASCWNQPIMDASLVPLQDTNDTFMANMQKNGTYSVVPRIPGGEITADKLIVIGEVAKKYDLYTKITGGQRIDLFGAQLHELPDIWSELIAAGFETGHAYGKSTRTVKSCVGSTWCRYGVQDSVKMALLIEDRYKGLRSPHKLKFAVSGCTRECAEAQSKDVGVIATEKGWNLYIAGNGGMRPRHAELFATDLDDATLIRYIDRFLMFYIRTADKLQRTSVWRESLEGGLDFLKDVILHDSLGLGDELEAQMQLVVDRYECEWANALKDPEKLKRFRTFVNDKRPDPDIHFVQERGQRRPIMAAELNLIPVTEEIA, from the coding sequence ATGAACAATCTCAAAACCCTGGTCGTTGTCGGCAATGGCATGGTCGGCCACCACTGTGTGGCGCAACTGATCGAACGCGGCGCGCTGGATCACTACCGTTTGCATGTATTCAGCGAGGAGCCGATGCGCGCCTATGACCGGGTGCATTTGTCCGAGTATTTTACCGGCCGTGATGCCGAGTCCCTGGCCTTGTCCGACGCCTCCTTGTATCAAACGCCAGGTGTGACCCTGCACTTGGGCGTGCCGGTGCTGGAGATCGACCGAGCCCGCTGCGAAGTGATCACCGCCAACGGCTGCGTCGCCTATGACAAGCTGGTCTTGGCCACGGGCTCCTACCCGTTCGTGCCGCCCATCGACGGCGCAGAAGGCGATTCACGGCTGGTGTATCGCACACTTGAAGACCTGGATGCGATTCGCAAGGCGGCGGCCAACGCCAAGCGCGGTGTGGTGGTGGGCGGCGGTCTGCTGGGCCTGGAAGCCGCCAACGCGCTGAAAAGCCTGGGCCTTGAAGCCCATGTGGTGGAGTTCGCGCCGCGCTTGATGCCGGTGCAACTGGACGATTTTGGTGGCCTGGCGCTCAAGGCGCAGATCGAGCGGCTGGGCGTGGGGGTGCATCTGTCGCGCGCCACTCAGTCGATCAGCGCGGGCGAGCACTACCGCTACCGCATGAACTTTGCCAATGACGAATTCCTCGAGACCGACTTGATCGTGTTCTCCGCCGGTATACGCGCCCAGGACGCGCTGGCCCGTCAGGCCGGCCTGGACATCGGCCCGCGCGGTGGCGTGGTGATCAACGACGAATGCCTGAGTTGCGACCCGCACATCTACGCGATTGGCGAATGCGCCTCCTGGAACGGCAGCCTGTTCGGCCTGGTCGCGCCGGGCTACCAGATGGCCCGAGGCGTCGCCGCGCTGCTCTGCGCGCAAACCGCCGAGCCGTTCGTGGGGGCCGACATGTCCACCAAACTCAAGTTGCTGGGCGTGGACGTGGGCTCCATTGGGGATGCCCACGCCCACACCCCCGGCGCGCGCAGCTACCAATTTATCGACGAAGCCAGCGCCAGCTATCGCCGCCTCGTAGTGGATGCCTCGGGCAAGCAGGTGATCGGTGCCGTCCTGGTGGGCGACAACAGCTATTACGACACGTTGCTGCAATACATGCAGAACGGCATCGCGCTGCCTTCCGAACCGGCCAGCCTGATCTTGCCATCCTCCAGCGGCGCGCCGACCCTGGGCCCCGGCGCGTTACCGGAATCGGCCACCGTGTGCTCGTGCCATAACGTGACCAAAGGCGCGATCTGCTCGGCCATCGACAGCGGCTGTAGCGACCTCGGCCTGCTCAAATCCCAGACCAAAGCCTGCACCGGTTGCGGTGGCTGCGCCGGGTTGCTCAAGCAAGTGTTCGAGCATGAGCTGATTGCGCGTGGCGTCAGCGTCGACAAAAGCCTGTGCGAACATTTCGCCTATACCCGGCAGGAGTTGTACGCCTTGGTGCGTGTGGAAGGCATCCTCACTTTCGACGAACTGCTGGCCAAACACGGCCGTGGCCATATCGGTTGCGACGTGTGCAAGCCAGCGGTGGGTTCGATCCTGGCGTCGTGCTGGAACCAGCCGATCATGGATGCGTCCCTGGTGCCGTTGCAGGACACCAACGACACGTTCATGGCCAACATGCAGAAGAACGGCACCTACTCGGTGGTGCCGCGTATTCCAGGCGGCGAGATCACCGCGGATAAACTCATCGTCATCGGCGAAGTGGCGAAGAAATACGACCTCTACACCAAGATCACCGGTGGCCAGCGCATCGACCTGTTCGGCGCGCAATTGCACGAGCTGCCGGACATCTGGAGCGAATTGATTGCGGCGGGCTTCGAGACCGGGCATGCGTATGGCAAGTCCACGCGTACGGTGAAGTCCTGCGTGGGCAGCACCTGGTGCCGCTACGGCGTGCAAGACAGCGTGAAAATGGCGCTGCTGATCGAGGACCGCTACAAGGGCCTGCGCTCGCCGCACAAGCTCAAGTTCGCGGTGTCCGGCTGCACCCGCGAGTGCGCCGAAGCCCAAAGCAAAGACGTGGGCGTGATCGCCACCGAGAAGGGCTGGAACCTCTACATTGCCGGTAACGGCGGCATGCGCCCACGCCATGCCGAGTTGTTCGCCACCGACCTGGATGACGCCACGCTGATCCGCTACATCGACCGTTTCCTGATGTTCTATATCCGCACCGCCGACAAGTTGCAGCGCACGTCGGTATGGCGCGAGAGCCTGGAGGGTGGCCTGGATTTCCTCAAGGACGTGATCCTGCACGACAGCCTGGGGCTGGGTGACGAACTCGAAGCCCAGATGCAGTTGGTGGTGGACCGCTACGAATGCGAGTGGGCCAACGCCCTCAAGGACCCGGAGAAGCTCAAGCGCTTCCGCACCTTCGTCAACGACAAACGTCCCGACCCGGACATCCATTTCGTCCAGGAACGCGGCCAGCGCCGCCCGATCATGGCCGCCGAACTCAACCTGATTCCCGTCACCGAGGAGATTGCCTGA